In bacterium, the genomic stretch AGTGGATGAGTCACTGCCGTCCGGACAGAATCGCAACACTGGATGCAAAAGAAAGGATTTCCACTCGCGCGGCCGCACCGGTCGCCTGCTCGCTGGGCGAATATATTATTTAGGCAGAATGCTCGCGCCAGGCAAGGAAATTGTCTTTACAGCCGGTTGCGGAAAGAGTACTTTTTTTGTGAAGTGCAGGGCTGACTTCCCCCAGCCGTCCTCTCAACAACAAGTCCGGCCATTCGCCCGGGCACTTGCCTGCCGCGCCGGACAGATTTCACGAAAGGAGCCTCGCATGGACCGTCGTGGGTTTTTCCGGAACGGACTGCTCGCTGCCGGAGCGATTCCGGCGGCGGCCCTGGCCCAGGCCGAAAGCAAGCCAGCGGCTCTCCCCATGAAATACCGACCCCTGGGCGCCACCGGTCTTTATGCCAGCGAGGTGAGTTTCGGCACCTACGGCTGGCAGAACGCGGGCGTGCTGGAGGCCGCCGTGGAGCGCGGGATCAACCTGGTCTGCACCTGCACCGACTACCAGAGCGGCGCGGCCGAGCGGGCGATCGCCCCGGCGGTGAAAAAGCATCGCGACAAGCTGATCCTCTCCACCGGCTGCAACTGCAACCGCGAGGTGGATGCCGACACCCTGGTCAAGAACCTGGAGGGCAGCCTGCGCAACCTGGGCGCCGACCATGTGGACATGTTCCTGGCCCACATGTGCGATGAGCCCCAGCAGGCGGCCAATCCGGCCATCCCGGAGGCTTTCGAGCGCATGAAAAAGGCCGGCAAGGCCGCCCACCTGGCGGTCAGCACCCACAGCGGGAGCTTGGAGGCCGTGCTGCGCAAGGCCATTGACCTGGGTTATTACGAGATCATCCAGTGCAAGTACAATTTCATGGAGAACTCCAGCCAGGAGAAGCTGTTCGCCGAGGCGAGGAAAAAGGGCCTCGGCGTCGTGGTGTTCAAGACCAAGGCCGG encodes the following:
- a CDS encoding aldo/keto reductase, with product MDRRGFFRNGLLAAGAIPAAALAQAESKPAALPMKYRPLGATGLYASEVSFGTYGWQNAGVLEAAVERGINLVCTCTDYQSGAAERAIAPAVKKHRDKLILSTGCNCNREVDADTLVKNLEGSLRNLGADHVDMFLAHMCDEPQQAANPAIPEAFERMKKAGKAAHLAVSTHSGSLEAVLRKAIDLGYYEIIQCKYNFMENSSQEKLFAEARKKGLGVVVFKTKAGSRESEVKALAGKGLEYNQAVVRWALTNEDISSVCCAVRSFDDVNNYSDAVGKELSFQDRDLLEIYRAAVENSYCRYCGACAAQCPNGVDVASVMRYQMYFRYYGFEKEAMARYSALDEGVRPLACAGCDAPCQTACPHGLATRENLLAAREMLSA